Proteins from a single region of Juglans microcarpa x Juglans regia isolate MS1-56 chromosome 5S, Jm3101_v1.0, whole genome shotgun sequence:
- the LOC121268172 gene encoding heavy metal-associated isoprenylated plant protein 16-like has product MKQTVLIRVSMDGHMKCLFCYRLDGQKVRTKALKIAVSVKGVESASLKGDEKDQIEVKGNMIDTVELTSLLRKKVGPAYIITVEVEKKDEKKEEKKVLECIAWPYGGGVPSCYSYPIYEVRDCHETSNPCSIM; this is encoded by the exons ATGAAG CAAACGGTGCTGATCAGGGTGTCCATGGATGGCCACATGAAGTGCCTTTTTTGCTACAGGCTGGATGGACAGAAAGTCCGGACCAAAGCCTTGAAGATTGCAGTTAGCGTTAAAG GGGTGGAATCAGCTTCTTTAAAAGGGGATGAAAAGGACCAAATAGAAGTAAAAGGGAATATGATTGATACAGTGGAACTTACATCGTTACTCAGGAAGAAAGTGGGACCTGCATACATAATTACTGTGGAGGTAGAGAAGAAAgatgagaagaaagaagagaagaaagtaCTGGAGTGCATTGCGTGGCCTTATGGTGGTGGTGTTCCTTCCTGCTACTCCTATCCAATCTATGAGGTCAGGGATTGCCATGAGACCTCCAACCCTTGCTCTATCATGTAA